From one Rhineura floridana isolate rRhiFlo1 chromosome 4, rRhiFlo1.hap2, whole genome shotgun sequence genomic stretch:
- the UBE2J1 gene encoding ubiquitin-conjugating enzyme E2 J1: protein METRYNLKSPAVKRLMKEAAELKDPTDHYHAQPLEDNLFEWHFTVRGPPDSDFDGGVYHGRIVLPPEYPMKPPSIILLTANGRFEVGKKICLSISGHHPETWQPSWSIRTALLAIIGFMPTKGEGAIGSLDYTPEERRALAKKSQDFYCEGCGSLMKEALLPLTSGSASSQADKEAKELARQISFKAEVNSSRKSVAEPADLSGFHHLASSPEHQQENATSTFQATIPSEVSENQTNSATSSQEQHTQPASNNTSMSPRQRPAQQRRVPTSTNFNQVQQPRVNSDHMGSNVLILLLVLALAALIFRRIYLANEYIFEL, encoded by the exons ATGGAGACTCGCTACAATCTCAAAAGCCCGG cTGTAAAGCGTTTAATGAAAGAAGCTGCTGAACTGAAGGATCCAACAGACCATTATCATGCACAGCCTTTAGAG GACAACCTTTTTGAGTGGCATTTCACTGTCAGAGGTCCTCCAGATTCAGATTTTGATGGTGGAGTTTATCATGGAAGAATAGTACTACCACCTGAGTATCCTATGAAACCACCAAGTATTATACTGTTAACG GCCAATGGCAGGTTTGAAGTGGGAAAGAAAATTTGCTTAAGCATCTCAGGGCATCATCCTGAAACATGGCAACCATCATGGAGCA TAAGAACTGCCTTGCTTGCCATTATTGGATTTATGCCAACAAAAGGGGAGGGAGCCATAGGGTCTCTAGACTACACACCTGAGGAAAGAAGAGCACTTGCTAAGAA GTCTCAGGATTTCTATTGTGAAGGATGTGGATCACTTATGAAGGAAGCCCTCTTACCATTAACGTCTGGAAGTGCCTCAAGCCAGGCTGACAAAGAGGCCAAGGAACTTGCTAGGCAAATTAGTTTCAAG GCTGAAGTTAATTCATCTAGGAAATCTGTTGCTGAACCTGCAGACTTATCAGGATTTCACCACTTGGCCAGTTCACCTGAACACCAACAAGAAAATGCAACTTCAACATTCCAGGCCACAATCCCCAGTGAAGTA TCTGAAAATCAGACCAACTCAGCCACCTCAAGTCAAGAACAACATACCCAGCCTGCATCAAATAATACTTCTATGAGCCCACGCCAGCGGCCTGCACAACAAAGAAGGGTGCCAACTTCAACCAACTTCAATCAGGTTCAACAGCCAAGAGTCAACTCAGACCACATGGGATCAAATGTGCTGATTCTCCTTCTTGTTTTAGCACTGGCAGCTCTTATATTTAGGCGTATATATCTAGCCAATGAGTATATATTTGagttatga